The Chiloscyllium plagiosum isolate BGI_BamShark_2017 chromosome 14, ASM401019v2, whole genome shotgun sequence genome segment ctcatctacgctaTCAAGAATCCTACCAATAGCCCAGTTctctgcattccagttactccttccgaagtgaatcacctcacacttttctgcattaaactctatttgccacctctcagcccagctctgcagcttttgtatgtgtctctgtaacctacaacatctttcggcactatccacaaccctaccaacctaccacaaatttactagcccatccttctatgccctcatccaggtcatttataaaaatgacaaaaaacaatggacccaaaacagatccttgcagtaccccactagtaactaaactctaggataaatatttcccatcaaccaccaccctctgtcttcttttagctagccaatttctgatcgaCATCAccaaatcgccctcaatcccatgcctctgtattttgtgcaatagcctaccatggagaactttatcaaacgctttactgaaatccatatacaccacatcaaccattttaccctcatccacctgtgtggtcaccttctcaaagaacgcaGTAAGGTTCATTGTGCTTTTGTTGATAAAGTGGACAAGATGAATAGTAAATTGAATGTTTTTATAATAACATAAATGCTTAACTTCCTTACTTATTAAATTATCGTATTGTTACCTATGAGAATTGACCAATAATTCAATGCATTTTTTCAAAATTAACACAGGATCCAAGTGGGCCCATACACAACCTAGACTTCATTTGTAAGGTAAAACCTAAAACTTTACGTGTCATTTCTATAgagaaaatgtctgaaaacattaCGATACATACGTGGAACAATCCGTAACACTTGACCCTTGAATCGCCTCCATGTATTGGGAATGCCTTTGGAGAAATAATTTGCAAATGCCCTTTGTTCAAATGGAGAGATGGTATAGGTGATAATGTGCCGCACTTTGATCAAGTTTCCAAAGTGGCGACCCATTTTGTGGCCACTTATTCAGAAGTTCTATGGTAAACAGAAATGCAAAAACATCATGGATAATTCAGGCATATAAACAATATCAGCAAACTGAACAACAATCTATCATTACTGAATTAAATAAATACTGTTTATCTTCACAAGTCGTAGCACATGTTAATCTCACTGTCACAAACTGGGCCAATATTGAAGGGTTCCACCCACAGAAAAGATGCAGTTGACTTAAGAAAATTTCTCGAGTGAACTTTGCTGAGGACTTGAATGTCTGAAAATATGGGGGAAATAAAATGCAGCTTTAAGAAAAAGTTGATCACATGAAAGTTGTAGTGGCATGCTACTTTTGTGCATTTCTGCAGTCCTTAGATAGCAGAGGTGATagcaggaagggagttccagcattttcaccTAGTAACAACAaatgaacagtgatatagttccacaATAGTATGTGACTTGTATGGAACTTGCAGGCAAcattccctccaagccatgcaTGCACAGCTGCTCCAATGTTCAGCACACGCAGCGTTGATTTGCACTTCCAGAAGTTACTGCCGCACATAGCCGATAAGAAAGTTAAACAGCACActgcttgcaggtgatggtgcacCCTTGCATCTCTCATTCTTATCCACCCGGGATGAGAGATACGCTTTTATAGATCCTTTTGAAAGAGAAGGCAGGATGGAATAAAGGGAATAATGACTGAAGGATCACTGCCTACAAAGAACACAGTGAGACTATGAAGTAGCTGGCCCAGTCAGAACAGTGAAAATCCTGGATTGCTACATAAAACAGAATTAGATCATTTGGATAAAAGTGAGACAAAACTCAATTAAAAGAGAGTCAGTAGATCGATGGACAATTTAGTCCAAGttcattccaccattcaattatgctTCACGTTCACATATGCAGCCATCACTTGCAAGTTGAGAaattattgcccattgctaactGCCAGTTACAAAGTGATAACATACTACCTTCTTGGTGAAAATACTTCCAAAGCACAATCCAGAATTCCAGAAATTGACCCTATAATGAAACAGGAATGTCAATCACTTTCAAACTGAAATTGGGAATGCAACTTGAAAGGGAACTTACAGGTAGTGCCTATTGCTCATCTTCTTGGGCAGTAAAGGCTATGGATTTGGGAAGTTTTGACAAATTTCTCCAGCACACTTTGTAGATGCTCCTACAATATATGTTTAAGCAGGTCATTTGCTGCCAATCAATAAGGTAGCTTTATTCTAGAGGATGGTGAACACCTTGAGAGGTGGTGGTGTCCATCAATGAGAATAAAATGGTCACTGAACACTTTCATCTGGCTGCCTGTTTAATTGTTCATCaacattcacaactgaatgtggcatGATTGCAGAGTTCCAACCTGAACTGTTGGTTGTGggactgcacattttttttttctgtttagtaGTTTAGCACTATGGCTTCACAACATTAGCACTATACTCCTAAAGATACCTATTTCTGCACCTACCATATTCTTCTACAAACTTCACTGAATCAGAGTTAGCACCTGGCCTGATTAAAATCATTAATCTGAGAAATATGAAGGTTGAGATTTCAGGTTGTGATGAAACATAATTCTATACAGGTCACAGATGCCCAGTTTTGTGCTGATAGATTCAGTGTGAATCTACAACATTTAGCACTTGGGTGGTGTCACACAGCATGATGCTAATCTGTCCCTGCCTCAAATTCATAAACGTTACAATCCATGCCCCACAAAAATCGATCAATCTCAGTTGTTAAAGTTTCACTGGACCTAGACTCAACAACTTCCCACAAAAAGGCAGTTGGGAGATTTCTGGTTCCCTGGCTGTTATGTTCTTTCCGACATCGCCTCCAAACCACTGCCTTGTCCTGAACCCTTTCACGGTGGGTCATTCCAAATCATCCCTCCAAGGTGAAGCTAAAGTCAAACGAGGGAAATCGAAGTCACGAACTGAAATCTGAAATCTATGGAATCACATTGTAAGATGGGCCCTGAAACCCCCTTGGAAGCAACACGGGGATTGCTGGCGAACGATGCACTTGCTGTGGAACAAACCTAATGTTTGCTGGCGGTGTGCAGTCTCGGCGGCGCTCGGCACTGGGGTCCTCCAGGACAAACTGCAGCCAGGATACAGGCCTCCTCGGGACTGTGTGCGGCCCTCCACCCGGGAACCCTCACCCACCACCTCCATGCGACATTAAACACTCACCCCTATCATTCCATGGCTCTACGGTTGGTAATGAATTACATTTACCCTCCCTCCTTGACTCTACCTTTCTCATTCCGACCcctcaccttctcctctccaacctTGGCTCCGACAGTAATGGCGGCGCCTCTCTTCCCGCAAGCCCCCCCTTACGTCCCTGCGTCAGACGTTTGCCGGCCTGTCCACGTGCCTCCGGGATGTTACAAATGTCACTGCAGGGATGATGTGGAGGCGATGCTGTTGgattgaaaattaaaaatcatacaaaaccaggtggttgtgatgaaggagcagcactccgaaagatagtgcttctaattaaaccttttggactataacctggtgttgtgtgatttttaacactgcaGGGATGAATGTGTGCTGGAATAATGCTCACGGCATGCATGGTCTTCTGGTTAATGACCACATCCAGCACCACAGGAGACTGTGTGCTTTATCTCCCTTTCcagctccttttttttaaatttcaaaactatATTCAtaaaaaagactttgtatatatacattatgtggaggtgccaatgttggactggggtagacaaagttaaaaaccacaggACACTaggctataatccaacaggtgtatttgaaagtacaagttttcagaacactgctccttcaacaagtccactagctacctgacaaaggagcagtgcaccgacagtttgtactttcaaataagccTTTTTTACTATAAccaggtattgtgtgatttttaactatatataCATTGACGCAAAGTaatttggttctgtacagtagtatACCAAGCAAACAAACAAAACGTTGAACTTTGActatctcaaaaaaaaacaaagacctCTCTTACACAAACTagtatttacatatatttgagaaaTTGGGAGGGTCCCATAACTGAACAGATTCCCCATctaccttcagcagaaagacctcagatggtggtctttccccactgcgtcTTGGCTGCAGCTGCCTTTAGTGTGCCTTTCAgtacgtagtcctggaccttggaatgcacCAGTTTGCAACACTctgttggggtcaactccttgttctggaagaccaacaaggcTCAAGCAAACtgaagagcatctttcactgagttgatagtCCTCCAGGTGCGGTTGATGTCTGTCTCAGTGTGTCCCAGGAACAGACCATATAGCACAAAGTTCTGCATCATGGAGCAGCTCgggacaaacctcaacaaaaaccactgcatcatCCTCCAGACTTCATTTGCAAAGGTACATTCCAGAAAGAGATGTGACAATGTCTACCTTCCTGCAACCACTTTGAGGGCCTTCCACCTCCATTTGGATATAGCCCATTTCCCTCATCTTTGATGGTTTGTGTTATCCTAATCGGCTTttctattttcctaatcaacctcttcagagccGTATTGACACTCTTGTGAAGTAGGTGGAACTGGAACCTAGGCCTCCTAGCtcaatggtagggaaactattatACACAAGAGCTCTTTTTATAGGCTTTGCACATAAATTATTTATTGGAAACACAGGTGATTTAATGGTGGTGATTAGATGCAAAAAAAACAAGGTGTTTTGATGATGGGGAAAAATGTTCAATTAAGACAGTTGTGTCTAAGAACACTTCAAGATACAGAAAAAACATGTAAAATGTCCACATCCAAGAATTTGAGTTCATGACAGAGTTGGTGAAGGACAAAGCAAGATCAAGAACGGTCTTCAGAATTTGGCTTCTTCATAAGTACTACAATGCATGGTATTTGAAGATTACcaggttttaattttttttttcttcaggaagattggaaaacacccgggtgggtatagcactttatttttttttttttaaaacacccgGGTGGGTAtagcactttatttttttttccttttccctttaacccccacactaccacctaactgcggtagtgcttattttttttcccccagcacccatggtgtgtgtgtgcaggtgtgagacacagtggaagacacaaagtgcacgaatctttattcaattttaccAGGTTTTAATTGTGCTGTTAGTTTATTGAAAGATTGTTCCATGAGCTCCACCTCCTATGCTAGTTGGTCAACTCCATGTGCTTCTCTATCTGTTTCTGACATCCATATGCTTAGACTTCAGGCTGTCCTAAGCACTGTCTGTTTCTCTATCTTTCTTAACCGTTTGCATGTGCTATTTATGCCCCTAGAAGGAGCAAATCCCTGATATCTGAAAGATTGCCTCTAGATCCTAAAATCTTCAAACAACAGAttgagctaaaaatcacacaacaccaggttataatccaacagatttatttggaagtacaagattttagagtgctgctccctcatcaggtagtTAATCAACAGATAGGACAGATTTTCATATCCATGAGAAGTTGCAGCCCAGTTTTaactgaggcagttgtctaagtTGAGATTTTAACCCTCCAGTTGCATCACCAAGTGATTCTAGTAACTGGAATTAATATTTTTCCAGGACATTGAAAAAGAACAGCTTGTGTTGAGTGATCTTCAACAAATTTGCAACAAGATTCCTTGTTATTTTCTCATATGCAGGACAGTGCTGCACTTAAATTGTCATTAACTTATTTCAACCACTTATGTTGAAGTAGTGACAAAAATTTAGAATGATCATATTGGTTTTATCATTCTTCCATGTACATCCTCCAAACTCCTGTTGTCTTCTGCAGATCTACTTCTCTCCATGACCCTGGGGCTATTCCAATTCTAGCCTCTTGTCAGATTACTGTAAGCATGATCACCATAGGCAATTGAAAGCACAGAAGCCAATGtactaagctctggaattctccctCTCCTCTAAGATGGTCCTCAATCTACCTATTTATCAAGTTTAAACAGCTGCCCTAATAGGTCATGGTTGGAGTATGAAATTGTTACAACAAAATTCTTGAAGAGTCTTGACATATTTTACTGTGTAAAAACTCACTAAGCCTGCACAGGACTGCTGCTATACCTTCAAATGCTCGCAGCAGATTGATTCTGTCTGAACTGACCCAATTGGACAGACTTTTAAATCAACCTTAAAATCTTCCATAGTGATATGCACCCCAAAATTTGAGCTATCAAGGAATTTCCATCCATGTCCTTCCAGTCAACATGAAGTGGCTACCTATACAAGCTGCTACTGCAGCACATCCTTCTCTTCCTCATCCTTGTCCACTGTCCAGACACACCCTGATATTCCATCATGTAGTCGGATTGTGGTGAAGAGCTACCTACATGGAAGTCCTTGTTTTGTACTGTAGACCAGTGGTAGAGGGTATAGTATACAAGCAaaaggctgaaagaacacagcaaagcaagcatcaggaggtggtgaagtcaacgttttaggtgtaacccttcttcagggctcagaGGGTGTAGTGGCAGTCACATGCAACTTTAAAGTAGGTTTGTGTGATCTAGGCtgcttgaattttaaaattaaattagattTGAAACCTTTAAACAGGCCTAACTTTTATTTTGTTACCATACCCTTTTAATTAATATCAAACAAAAGGCAACAAAGCCTAACTAGTTAAAAGGATAAAGGAGTCTTGTGACTGTACTAACATTCCTATCTCTGGACTAAAATGTCTGATCTGAAGCCCCACCTGCTATGGAGGTGTGTCATAGCATGTTTGAGCAGTTTGACTTTAAACAATTGATGGCTGTAAACTGACAGTTACAAGCAACCACTAGGTTGTGACAAGAAAATGCATGCAATTACTTGAAAAATACTACATCTAATGTCAATGTGGTGTCAGCCTTGCCTCTAGGgtatttatatttgaaaatacATATTAGCATGAAACTTAACATTACTCATCTTTAGTTGTGTTATTGGAAGATTTGAGACACTTAATACATATATATGGCACAAGCTCTTTGAGCCCTGCTATTCTCCTCTTATTCCTCCCCTACtatgcaatgggctgaatatttgcaaatgacattttaTCCTGGAAATGctaggtaatgcattttgggaggactaacaaaaaagagaccttggagtgcaggttcatagctccttgaaagtggagtcgcaggtcgatcgGGATAGTGAAcgcagcatttggcatgctttcctttattggtcagagtactgagtacaggagttgggaggtcatgttgtggctgtacaggacattggttaggccactgttggaatatggtgtgaaattctggtctccttcctatcagaaagatgttgtgaaacttgtaaatcttttctcaatcctttcaaggatgttgccagggttgaaggatttgagctatacggagaggctgaacaggctggggctgttttctttggagcgtcaaaggttgaggggtgaccttagaggcttacaaaatcatgaggggcatggataggataaataggcaaagtcttttccctggggtgggggcatccagaactagagggcataggtttagggtgagaggggaagatataaaataaacctaagggtgatacttgtatggaatgagctgccagaggaagtggtggaggctggtacaattgcaaacatttaaaaagcatctggataggtatatgaataagaagggtttagagggacatgggccaggtgctggcaggtaggactggtcagcatggacgggttggaccaaagggtctgtttccatgctgtacatctttatgaataAGAGTACATGCAAGGCAAGGGCGTACACTTTTTAAATCCTCAGGTTTACCattcagagggaccttggtatgCATATTTATAGATCCTCAAAAGCAGCAGGACCTCTGGTAGATCGTGATTAAGCAtaagatacttgcctttattatttaAGGCACTGAATACAAGAGTGAGGAGATTGCTGGAGCTGTATACAATATTAGTTAGGCAACACTAGCCAATGTGTAGTTCTGGCTCCCAGTTACAGAGAAGACAATTGCATTAGAGGTGGTTAAACAACAGGGAGGTAGAGTTGGGAGCATTTTGtctcaaaacaattcaaatctctACTTGAGGTAGAGTTTGGCAAGTATGTATATAGTGAACACAAggagttccagtttgaactcAAGCATTTTAGACAGGACACCAAGTCTATTTCATATGGGGATTAAGGGGAAAATAATTTGGCCTTTTGTTTACAAAGCAAGCAACAGAATAGAGCtacattgtattttttaaaaacactagcAAGTAACATTCTTGGCTAGGCTGCAATGCAGAGTTTGAAAGTCACCACATTGTTCTTTTAGAATCCCATTTCTAATCAGTAACTTTCCACAAAAATTGGTAATTCTTGAAGTAAAACAAAAGGCACTCAAATGCAATCCAAATTTGCAATTGTTATTTATTTGTCTTCACTCTCCAAGTAGAGTTTGCATCAGTATGGTTCATAGATTTTACACTAACTATACCAGATACCACCAGGTCTCTGTGCCACAAGTCTCAATTGTGCAAAAGATTCATTCTCactcaaatgtatttttaaaaagcctttaaAAAGTTACATCTTAAGTTTCAATCAGCAGCCatacattaatttctccagttcagCATCTTAAAAGTCACTGGAATTTCAGCCAAGTGGAAACATTTCTCTTTTCATTACTGGCTGTGGTGCACACACCAATGCACAGTTTGTGAAAGGTATATAATTATTTAACGTATCTATTCTGAATAAATACTGGTAACCCACCCAAATAAAAAATGCTGCATCACCAAAcgtttgaataaaaaaaagttactttaAGGGCAGATTTAGGGGACAAGTGAAGGCAGTATTGGTGATTGTGATGTACCCAACTTTCCATGCCTGCATGGCCAAGAAAAACGTCACTTAGGACACTTATCGCCTCTACATCAACACTCGCTTCATACGACtttaaacattaaaaacaaacttcTTCGACAACCCAGCACACTTAGCGAAAATAATTTCAAAGTAATTGGAGCGATATATTGTATTTGAAATCCAGTCACACGCGGCCTTAACAGCTGAAGGCCATAGCACATCCTGGGCATTTAGATCTAGAATGAACACtaagcagaaaaaaaataaataaaacgaaaatATATAAATCGAAATAAAAAGTTGACTATAATACACATGGCGATTTTCTTGGCTTTTGAAGCAATGACATTTCCCATTTCCAAAGGCACCACGCGAATTTCAGGTGCACACCACCTACTAGCGGCAGGTACAGGTCGTAGCGATCATATCTTCGTACTCTTTGTAAACTATGGAGCCATCGTTTTCCAGGGTTAACACGCTCAGTGGATTATATTTGGCGGGGACACAGGAAGGGCGAGGGACTGAGGAGTCCACCTTTTCGTAGAGGATGTTCTGGATCAGGGTGTGCACGGGGGAGCCGTAGCGGTGGCTGAGTGCCCGGGGACAGCTGCCCTTACAGAAGCGAGGGTTGTAGTTGTGCGGGGCGATGATCCAGCGGTCCCACCGGAGCTGGCTGAAAGACAGTCGGAAATCGTGCAGCTGGCACTCGTGATCCGGATACGGGAAGGGAGGAAAGGCAGCGGCAGAGTGTGCCTGGGCATCGCCTCCGGGACCTCTGCGAAGTCGGATGGACCTCACGGCCAGCTTCCTCCTGCGCCCCCCGGGGAACGGGCTCCTCTGGGCATCTGTCTGCAGCCAGCTCCGGCGAGACTCTTCGGCGGTGTCGTtgaggaacaggagcagggaAGGAGCGGTCAGACCCTGCCTGAGCCCGCTGCAGCCTCCCCGTCTCCGGCCGCCCTCGGTGCACTGGTAGGTGAACACTGCGTGGAGCTGCCCCCTCTCGGGGCCGATGAACGGCTGCAGGAAGGAGGCGAGCTCCACTTCCAGCCACTGGCGCCTCTTGCGGCGTTCAAATCGAAGGCGGAAGGTGTGTGAACGCGGAGAGCTGGAGCACATCTGAGCGGGAGCCCCCTCCTCTTGGATAGTCAGGCTGCAGTTACACACCGTCGGAAAACACGCCGATTTATCGACGGGGTACAGGAATACTGATCGGAGCAACTGCTCCCGAGAGGTCACAGGATCCAAACCATAAAAGACATCTTGCTCAAGTACATCTGCAAAGAGGAAACATCGCCAGATGAAACTCAACAAGTGTCAATATTGGACAGGAACCAACCCatgttttaaaatggagattaaAGCCCAAAATAGTTTTAAATGGAATTGAGACCTCTGTTATAAACATGATTATTATATAACAAAAGACACCCACCAATCGGAGGAGGAATGTTTATAAATTGTCACTTTCAATCTACAGGAATCGTTTAAGATATGTCTATTCAAGTGGTTTTAACACCAGAACGTCGAAAACAATGTAACTCGAAATGTATTTTCCCCACTCACGGAAAAGCAAGGCACAGATTTCCCTGCATATGTAAAAGAAATTTCCTTTGCAGAGTTACCAATATTCTAAACTCGAGGTTACCTTCTATATCACGAGACTCGACCCGGGGTGTTAGTAACCTCACGGTGTTATATCGCTGAGCTGCTGGTCTTTTGGGTATTCCATCCTGTGTAGCGCACATAGTGTATAATCTTTTCATGTACtttaagtactttgcatcgggTTTTGTAGGAACCCGAAAATCCCAGCCGGGTTTTTCCATTAGAACTTCTAGGAGAGGAACTGGAATATAATCCTGGGGATTCGAGGTTACCTCTGGACCGGCAGAGCTAATGGATGTGGTAGGAGAGATACAACTGCTCAATAATGCTAGCCAAATAATACAGTGAAGATGCATTCCAACACTCCTCACAAGGTGCATCGTCTTTAAAACGAAGATTAACCCACTATACTCGAAAAAGTTACTCCGCTCAATAGAATTGGAAACAGATGGTCTCTCACCCTTATAAAGAGGCTGTATCGGACCTGttttgggagggggtgggtggagtGCCAGGTCAATAATCTTATTAAGGCCATTAAGAAATAATTTAATAATCGGTGAAGCGTCAACCCCTCTACATGACTCGCAAGAATGTTGAGATTGGGATGAGTGTGGTTTGTCAAGGTGGAACAAGACTCGCTACATTGCCAGTTAATGCCTTAATCAGAAACAACATGTGAAGTAACTCGCGATAAGCTACCACTTCAATGCTTCATTTTTAAGACTTTCCAATTATTTATTATGACTTCTGTGCTTCTTATGTACTCCCTTCTTCCCGTTGTTTTGTGATGCCTTCCTCTGCTGCTATTGTATCGTTGCGAGTCTGGTTGATGGTCTTGTGTTGGGCGCCGCCAGTATTAACCTTGATCCCGACCTCCTGCAGGCCTCATTCATATCCCTGTTTCTAATTTCTCGTCTGCTGTTAATCTTTCTTCGTTTTTGCAACCGCTGAGCAGTTGTTAATGTGTCCCATGAGTTAACTTAAGGCGTTTCTTTAGCAGCAACAGAATTGATATCAGTTCATCGGTTTGCTAATCACTTTAGTTTAAAAATACATGCTGATGGGTACACTGAACAAATTGCTTGAAACTTTAACTTTCTCTTCGCAGGTACTGGTGAGGTCGTCATTTTCCGGTTTTATTCGCCAATTCTAGCAAATACATCGGATTttcctgtgtgtgtttgtttgaaaTTAATCACGGATCAGGGTTGAGACAAAGTGGGTGGTCGTGTTTTCTGGAATCCTCGAATATGCAAAAAACCactttgcatttgtttcagatgttCACATTAGATGCTGTGGTTTTTAAATGGTCAGTTTTGTTAATTagaaatgtccatgttacacaTGACATGGCCACCACTAATTGCTGTTGAGAagctgctgagctgccttctgtcACTCTGGTGAAGATACTTCCACTGCTGTAGtagagaggtttacaaggattttcATTTCTTGACTAAAAATGAGGtgcaatattttcaagtcaggatgatggtggGTAACTTGTAGG includes the following:
- the LOC122556542 gene encoding cytochrome b-c1 complex subunit 8, with amino-acid sequence MGRHFGNLIKVRHIITYTISPFEQRAFANYFSKGIPNTWRRFKGQVLRIVPPFVISYLIYTWAINEHEMSMRKNPADYVNDK
- the gdf9 gene encoding growth/differentiation factor 9 — its product is MEKPGWDFRVPTKPDAKYLKYMKRLYTMCATQDGIPKRPAAQRYNTVRLLTPRVESRDIEDVLEQDVFYGLDPVTSREQLLRSVFLYPVDKSACFPTVCNCSLTIQEEGAPAQMCSSSPRSHTFRLRFERRKRRQWLEVELASFLQPFIGPERGQLHAVFTYQCTEGGRRRGGCSGLRQGLTAPSLLLFLNDTAEESRRSWLQTDAQRSPFPGGRRRKLAVRSIRLRRGPGGDAQAHSAAAFPPFPYPDHECQLHDFRLSFSQLRWDRWIIAPHNYNPRFCKGSCPRALSHRYGSPVHTLIQNILYEKVDSSVPRPSCVPAKYNPLSVLTLENDGSIVYKEYEDMIATTCTCR